A section of the Streptomyces sp. CG1 genome encodes:
- a CDS encoding LuxR C-terminal-related transcriptional regulator — protein MAGRGAEQHPHGADRLCAAGDRVYSRAVRRGRVPRTDAEAVPCLLELALLHPDPDDMDWLVPTSPQEVMTRLLRGVYDEVSESQRRVGSAVAAFEWYAGLGRQLGALAAPAEGSAIRVLDGLSRIQAAMDEATEACTTEVLTVQPGGIRREAELTEGLHRALALRGRGVRMRDLYTHVARHGQGLLNYLELMGDTVEARTLDEVIDRLILFDRTVAFIPANADRTMALELRHPALVEYLVTVFERLWRLAIPLTAPLPDTGIEGISHREQSIAALLAEGHQDAVIAERLGISVRTCRAHIARLSETLGAASRTQLGVRIAQVGLDGHRGPALPAGALTVPDQESPSVR, from the coding sequence ATGGCCGGGCGCGGGGCGGAGCAGCATCCACACGGCGCCGACCGACTGTGCGCGGCCGGGGACCGGGTGTACTCACGGGCCGTACGCCGCGGGCGGGTGCCCCGCACCGATGCAGAGGCGGTGCCCTGCCTGCTGGAGCTGGCCCTGCTGCACCCGGACCCGGACGACATGGACTGGCTGGTGCCGACCTCCCCGCAGGAGGTCATGACCAGACTGCTGCGCGGGGTCTACGACGAGGTCAGCGAGAGCCAGCGGCGGGTGGGCTCGGCGGTGGCCGCCTTCGAGTGGTACGCCGGTCTCGGCCGTCAGCTGGGCGCCCTGGCCGCACCGGCCGAGGGCAGCGCGATCCGGGTGCTGGACGGGCTCTCCCGGATCCAGGCCGCGATGGACGAGGCGACCGAGGCGTGCACCACCGAGGTGCTCACCGTGCAGCCCGGGGGCATCCGCCGGGAGGCCGAGCTGACCGAGGGGCTGCACCGGGCGCTGGCCCTGCGCGGCCGGGGTGTGCGCATGCGCGACCTGTACACGCACGTGGCCCGGCACGGACAGGGGCTGCTCAACTACCTGGAGCTGATGGGCGACACCGTCGAGGCCCGGACGCTGGACGAGGTGATCGACCGCCTCATCCTGTTCGACCGCACGGTGGCCTTCATCCCCGCCAACGCCGACCGCACGATGGCCCTGGAACTGCGCCACCCGGCCCTCGTGGAGTACCTGGTGACCGTCTTCGAGCGGCTGTGGCGCCTCGCGATCCCCCTGACGGCCCCCCTCCCCGACACCGGTATCGAGGGCATTTCGCACCGTGAGCAGTCCATCGCCGCGCTGCTCGCCGAGGGCCACCAGGACGCGGTGATCGCCGAACGGCTCGGCATCAGCGTGCGCACCTGCCGCGCCCATATCGCCCGCCTGTCGGAGACCCTCGGCGCGGCCAGCCGCACCCAACTGGGCGTGCGGATCGCCCAGGTCGGCCTGGACGGCCACCGCGGCCCCGCCCTGCCGGCCGGCGCGCTCACGGTTCCCGATCAGGAGTCCCCGAGCGTGCGATGA
- a CDS encoding helix-turn-helix transcriptional regulator, whose protein sequence is MPSKSTKPTHPHGITDLCADGSRLYASALSSGRISRDEVENAPCLLEFALLHPDPDDAGWLRPVPPSVVLAQQLQPLEREIQDRRRATLDLADTFQPFLDISAQKPATTHAITVLEGIDRIHAALDMAIAEARTEVLTVQPGGSRPEHILSQALKRSKPLIERGISMRTLYQHTVRHSQSTYAYMDQMAGAKVEIRTLEELIERLIICDTSVAFIPAQDDRQVALELRHPGLVQYLIKVFEQLWQRATPLMDEVPYESTPEGITGVQRSIAKLLIEGHVDEAIARRLGMNVRTCRAHIAKLAQALGSGSRAQLGFLVAQSGILDRDS, encoded by the coding sequence TTGCCATCTAAGAGCACAAAACCGACACATCCTCATGGCATCACAGACCTCTGTGCCGACGGTTCACGTCTCTATGCCAGTGCTCTCAGTTCCGGACGTATCTCCCGGGACGAGGTCGAAAACGCTCCCTGTCTGCTCGAGTTCGCCCTGCTCCACCCGGATCCGGACGACGCGGGGTGGCTGCGCCCGGTTCCTCCGTCCGTCGTACTCGCTCAGCAACTGCAGCCCCTGGAACGCGAGATCCAGGACCGGCGGCGGGCCACCCTCGACCTGGCGGACACCTTCCAGCCGTTCCTGGACATCAGTGCCCAGAAACCGGCGACCACGCACGCGATCACCGTGCTCGAGGGTATCGATCGCATCCACGCGGCGCTCGACATGGCGATCGCCGAGGCCCGCACCGAGGTCCTGACCGTGCAGCCCGGAGGCAGCCGACCGGAACACATCCTCAGTCAGGCGCTCAAGCGCAGCAAACCGCTGATCGAGCGGGGCATCTCCATGCGTACGCTCTACCAGCACACCGTGCGGCACAGTCAGAGCACCTACGCGTACATGGACCAGATGGCGGGTGCCAAGGTCGAGATCCGCACGCTCGAGGAGCTGATCGAGCGACTGATCATCTGTGACACCTCGGTCGCCTTCATCCCCGCCCAGGACGACCGGCAGGTCGCCCTGGAACTGCGCCACCCCGGTCTTGTGCAGTACCTCATCAAGGTCTTCGAACAACTCTGGCAGCGGGCCACCCCGTTGATGGACGAGGTGCCCTACGAGTCCACCCCCGAGGGGATCACCGGCGTCCAGCGGTCCATTGCGAAACTGCTCATCGAGGGCCATGTCGACGAGGCGATCGCCCGCCGGCTCGGCATGAACGTCCGCACCTGCCGGGCCCACATCGCCAAGCTCGCCCAGGCTCTGGGCAGCGGCAGCCGGGCCCAACTCGGCTTTCTCGTAGCGCAGTCCGGCATTCTGGACCGGGACAGCTGA
- a CDS encoding 5'-nucleotidase — protein MKKRMLRSVLATAFVVALASGAAGPLDVGWGNPTKTEHTSAQDVGWHVVAGANPADVGWFAAGGNASDVGWSIPADAAA, from the coding sequence ATGAAAAAGAGAATGCTTCGCTCGGTGCTTGCCACTGCCTTCGTAGTCGCGCTGGCCAGCGGTGCGGCTGGTCCTCTTGACGTCGGCTGGGGTAACCCGACCAAGACCGAACACACTTCGGCCCAGGATGTCGGCTGGCATGTCGTGGCCGGCGCCAACCCTGCGGACGTGGGCTGGTTCGCGGCGGGCGGCAACGCCTCGGACGTCGGCTGGTCGATCCCGGCGGACGCGGCAGCATGA
- a CDS encoding pyridoxamine 5'-phosphate oxidase family protein, producing MATHSEQYLEFWRERHLCTLTTLRPDGSPHVVPVGVTYDAEAGLARVITAGTSAKVRHVRAAGPEGARVAVCQVAGRRWATLEGRARIRTDPERVAEAVRRYAERYERTPRPNPARVVIEIEVERALGNG from the coding sequence ATGGCGACCCACTCTGAGCAGTACCTGGAGTTCTGGCGAGAACGCCACCTGTGCACCCTGACGACGCTCCGCCCCGACGGCAGTCCGCATGTGGTGCCGGTGGGGGTGACATACGACGCGGAGGCCGGGCTGGCCAGAGTGATCACCGCCGGGACCAGCGCGAAGGTGCGGCATGTGCGCGCGGCCGGGCCCGAGGGCGCCCGGGTGGCGGTGTGCCAGGTGGCCGGCCGGCGCTGGGCGACGCTGGAAGGGCGCGCACGGATACGGACGGATCCGGAACGCGTCGCCGAGGCGGTACGGCGCTATGCCGAGCGCTACGAACGGACACCCAGGCCGAATCCGGCGCGCGTGGTGATCGAGATAGAGGTGGAACGAGCGCTGGGGAACGGCTGA